One genomic region from Conexibacter woesei Iso977N encodes:
- a CDS encoding TlpA family protein disulfide reductase, with protein sequence MSRRAWFWVLGGGVVIAIVVVGILQSGGSTRAPEPDRFNVTAASRSLAAAPGPLAALYAKPSKLIPATKRSYNEQLAALKGHPVVVNKWASWCAPCRGEFPVLQATSAKYGKQVAFLGLDSQDNDGDASKFLSHFPVPYPSLVDRNSRIAQDLGIAKFFPTTVFYDARGKQQYVHDGPYTSDDGFAADIKRYALGQPQ encoded by the coding sequence ATGTCGCGGCGTGCGTGGTTCTGGGTCCTCGGCGGTGGCGTGGTGATCGCCATCGTGGTCGTCGGCATCCTCCAGAGCGGAGGGAGCACCAGGGCGCCGGAGCCGGACAGGTTCAACGTGACCGCCGCGTCGCGGTCGCTGGCCGCCGCGCCGGGGCCGCTGGCCGCGCTGTACGCGAAGCCGTCGAAGCTGATCCCGGCGACCAAGAGGTCCTACAACGAGCAGCTGGCCGCGCTGAAGGGCCACCCGGTCGTGGTCAACAAGTGGGCCTCGTGGTGCGCGCCGTGCCGCGGCGAGTTCCCGGTGCTGCAGGCGACGTCGGCCAAGTACGGCAAGCAGGTCGCGTTCCTGGGCCTGGACTCGCAGGACAACGACGGCGACGCGAGCAAGTTCCTGTCGCATTTCCCGGTGCCGTATCCGTCGCTGGTCGATCGCAACTCGCGGATCGCGCAGGACCTCGGGATCGCGAAGTTCTTCCCGACGACCGTGTTCTACGACGCGCGCGGCAAGCAGCAGTACGTGCACGACGGGCCGTACACGAGCGACGACGGGTTCGCGGCCGACATCAAGCGCTACGCCTTGGGCCAGCCCCAGTGA
- a CDS encoding DEAD/DEAH box helicase: MAESTPPAFEAATVPDPELVKRAEAFTRERFLHEGEDPAVALAPGSARRRALDFALLEIERGEKVPSTKWRRRYALLLGLERVLSEDEPRLADGTLLNPHQVDALSGTLVALLASTQKGANGSAVAADAAPVLAVEEEVAPESEAAAAEPEPDEVEPDDDHDEHDDDDHDDDEPEDTTPVDIEIEGLDDEDEEEDEQPSEEELYDDEADEDVDEDIEEGAADDPNADKRFWFEHATGAGKTVAAMGFVEASRTGGVLILTHRRNLVDQFLGELHQRGYGKRESPPLLDSDTGATKRVDGPVTVETYQWFVRNAGRISDAYTIVICDEAHTALGDKTSAAIRAWTGPIFVGMTATGALIARHVTDLFPTQTSRFDLAQAARRGVIAPLRSLRIPPGPGVRTIAKVPLRKGEVDVEFDQEMLAELLDQLPFNLAIADLYKTRFNGVPGVVYAAGVRHAMNVAEAFRELGIKAMGVSGETPKRELAEILAKYERGEIDVLVNAQLLAEGWNSPRATICMHLAPTASKRIYQQRVGRVTRRHPGKESGIVVDFVHPATRHDDPVVTLHSLLDRDVYRGGAIVVGPVRRGRGRRVRVERRVIPVTADMDKRVEVFERELWRIAVEFLDYGEQVQWAALAGARVAPSGWRRARAMLHFDKTGELKRAFLLTSVERNKNSQLRLRALQEIAQARDADAFERAVDVVRTWSRDERREGVKVLLQALAERRIGRRDQASHWIWDLADMTRDVHEEYAVQRWPETKRLLGLLVNSSGGAHARNARRLVHAARKQDRRLSAALLAAAVAHTPEAMEVVRGARTRMARKPSALSRELLRNFPKRKGRNRRRRGKKGDEAVKATQVEVAVGAVDEAVAANGGATEAAPQQDQQPSRKRRRRSRRKRNGNVNANGAEQQQVDTPQAETPQAEIDHEAAAAGIEAAAALLLGGRTETPDARRRSTPVSDGRRRGTPVSAPTDETRQRTTPKSAEPEPESTPAAETPAEAEAPKPRRRRTPKAAAAAESTPAVEAAPAEPTPTADAPAEEAPKPRRRRTPKATEAADPESTPTADTPAEEEAPRPRRRRTTRAAETTDTATPPADDEAPKPARRRTTRAAEAEATPAEDAPRPARRRTARAAESADGEAARPARRRTTRAAESEAARPARRRTTRAAESEGGEAARPARRRTTRAAESEDGEAARPARRGTTRAAESEAARPARRRTTRAAESDGEAARPRRRRTVRAAEAPEQLSLDATAAEESRPARRTRRRAGDDQLDDAA; the protein is encoded by the coding sequence ATGGCTGAATCAACGCCGCCGGCCTTCGAGGCCGCAACCGTCCCCGATCCGGAACTCGTCAAGCGCGCCGAGGCGTTCACCCGTGAGCGCTTCCTGCACGAAGGCGAGGACCCCGCGGTCGCCCTTGCGCCCGGGTCCGCCCGGCGCCGCGCGCTCGACTTCGCGCTGCTGGAGATCGAGCGCGGCGAGAAGGTCCCGAGCACGAAGTGGCGGCGCCGCTACGCGCTGCTCCTCGGTCTGGAGCGCGTGCTCTCCGAGGACGAGCCGCGCCTCGCCGACGGCACGCTGCTCAACCCGCACCAGGTGGATGCGCTCTCGGGCACGCTCGTCGCGCTGCTCGCCTCGACCCAGAAGGGCGCCAACGGCAGCGCGGTCGCCGCCGACGCGGCGCCGGTCCTGGCCGTCGAGGAGGAGGTCGCGCCGGAGTCCGAGGCCGCGGCTGCGGAGCCCGAACCCGACGAGGTCGAGCCGGACGACGACCACGACGAGCACGACGACGACGATCACGACGACGACGAGCCCGAGGACACCACCCCGGTCGACATCGAGATCGAGGGCCTCGACGACGAGGACGAGGAAGAGGACGAGCAGCCCTCCGAGGAGGAGCTCTACGACGACGAGGCCGACGAGGACGTCGACGAGGACATCGAGGAGGGCGCGGCCGACGACCCCAACGCCGACAAGCGCTTCTGGTTCGAGCACGCGACCGGCGCCGGCAAGACCGTCGCGGCGATGGGCTTCGTCGAGGCGTCGCGCACCGGCGGCGTCCTGATCCTCACGCACCGCCGCAACCTCGTCGACCAGTTCCTCGGCGAGCTGCACCAGCGCGGGTACGGCAAGCGCGAGTCCCCGCCGCTGCTGGACTCCGACACGGGCGCGACCAAGCGGGTCGACGGCCCGGTCACGGTCGAGACCTACCAGTGGTTCGTCCGCAACGCCGGCCGGATCTCCGACGCCTACACGATCGTCATCTGCGACGAGGCGCACACGGCGCTGGGCGACAAGACGTCCGCCGCGATCCGCGCGTGGACCGGCCCGATCTTCGTCGGCATGACCGCGACGGGCGCGTTGATCGCCCGCCACGTCACCGACCTCTTCCCGACCCAGACCTCGCGCTTCGACCTCGCCCAGGCGGCGCGGCGCGGCGTGATCGCGCCGCTGCGGTCGCTCCGGATCCCGCCGGGTCCCGGCGTCCGGACGATCGCCAAGGTGCCCTTGCGCAAGGGCGAGGTCGACGTCGAGTTCGACCAGGAGATGCTGGCCGAGCTGCTGGACCAGCTGCCGTTCAACCTGGCGATCGCCGACCTCTACAAGACGCGCTTCAACGGCGTCCCGGGGGTCGTGTACGCCGCAGGCGTGCGCCACGCGATGAACGTCGCTGAGGCGTTCCGGGAGCTGGGGATCAAGGCGATGGGCGTGTCGGGGGAGACCCCGAAGCGCGAGCTCGCCGAGATCCTGGCGAAGTACGAGCGCGGCGAGATCGACGTGCTGGTCAACGCGCAGCTGCTGGCCGAGGGCTGGAACTCGCCGCGCGCGACCATCTGCATGCACTTGGCGCCGACGGCGTCCAAGCGCATCTACCAGCAGCGCGTGGGGCGCGTGACGCGGCGGCATCCGGGCAAGGAGTCCGGGATCGTCGTGGACTTCGTGCACCCCGCGACGCGGCACGACGACCCGGTCGTGACGCTGCACTCGCTGCTGGACCGCGACGTCTACCGCGGTGGCGCGATCGTCGTCGGCCCGGTGCGGCGCGGGCGTGGCCGGCGGGTCCGGGTCGAGCGCCGGGTGATCCCGGTGACGGCCGACATGGACAAGCGCGTCGAGGTCTTCGAGCGCGAGCTGTGGCGGATCGCCGTCGAGTTCCTGGACTACGGCGAGCAGGTGCAGTGGGCGGCGCTGGCGGGTGCGCGGGTGGCTCCGAGTGGCTGGCGCCGCGCGCGGGCGATGTTGCACTTCGACAAGACCGGTGAGCTGAAGCGGGCGTTCCTGCTGACGTCGGTCGAGCGCAACAAGAACTCGCAGCTGCGGCTGCGCGCGCTGCAGGAGATCGCGCAGGCGCGCGACGCCGACGCGTTCGAGCGTGCCGTTGACGTGGTCCGGACGTGGTCGCGTGACGAGCGGCGCGAGGGCGTCAAGGTGTTGTTGCAGGCCTTGGCCGAGCGCCGGATCGGTCGCCGGGATCAGGCGTCGCACTGGATCTGGGACCTCGCCGACATGACGCGCGACGTCCACGAGGAGTACGCGGTCCAGCGCTGGCCGGAGACGAAGCGGTTGTTGGGGTTGTTGGTGAACTCCAGCGGCGGCGCGCATGCGCGCAACGCTCGTCGCCTGGTGCACGCGGCACGGAAGCAGGACCGGCGCTTGAGCGCCGCGCTGCTGGCCGCCGCGGTCGCGCACACGCCCGAGGCGATGGAGGTCGTCCGGGGCGCGCGCACGCGCATGGCCCGGAAGCCGAGCGCGCTGTCGCGCGAGCTGCTGCGCAACTTCCCGAAGCGCAAGGGCCGCAACCGCAGGCGCAGGGGCAAGAAGGGCGACGAGGCGGTCAAGGCCACGCAGGTGGAGGTCGCTGTCGGCGCCGTCGACGAGGCGGTCGCCGCGAACGGCGGCGCGACCGAGGCTGCCCCGCAGCAGGACCAGCAGCCGTCGAGGAAGAGGCGCCGCCGCTCCCGCCGCAAGCGCAACGGGAACGTGAACGCCAACGGGGCGGAGCAGCAGCAGGTCGACACGCCGCAGGCCGAGACGCCGCAGGCCGAGATCGACCACGAGGCCGCCGCCGCGGGCATCGAAGCCGCCGCGGCGCTGCTCCTGGGCGGCCGCACCGAGACGCCGGACGCGCGCCGCCGCAGCACCCCCGTCTCCGACGGCCGCCGCCGCGGCACCCCCGTATCCGCACCCACGGACGAGACCCGCCAGCGCACGACGCCCAAGTCCGCCGAGCCCGAGCCCGAGTCGACGCCGGCCGCCGAGACTCCGGCCGAGGCCGAGGCTCCGAAGCCCCGCCGCCGTCGCACGCCGAAGGCCGCTGCCGCCGCGGAGTCGACCCCGGCCGTCGAAGCTGCGCCGGCCGAGCCGACTCCGACCGCCGACGCTCCGGCCGAGGAAGCGCCCAAGCCGCGCCGTCGTCGCACGCCGAAGGCCACCGAAGCCGCAGACCCCGAGTCGACCCCGACCGCCGACACTCCGGCCGAGGAGGAAGCTCCGAGGCCACGCCGTCGTCGCACGACGAGGGCCGCCGAAACGACCGACACGGCGACTCCGCCCGCCGACGACGAAGCGCCCAAGCCGGCGCGCCGCCGGACGACGAGGGCTGCCGAGGCGGAGGCGACTCCGGCCGAGGATGCTCCGAGGCCGGCGCGTCGCAGGACCGCGAGGGCTGCCGAGTCCGCGGACGGCGAGGCTGCGAGGCCCGCGCGTCGCAGGACGACGAGGGCTGCCGAGTCCGAGGCTGCGAGGCCGGCGCGTCGCAGGACGACGAGGGCTGCTGAGTCTGAGGGCGGCGAGGCTGCGAGGCCGGCGCGTCGCAGGACGACGAGGGCTGCTGAGTCGGAGGACGGGGAGGCTGCGAGGCCCGCGCGTCGCGGGACGACCAGGGCCGCTGAGTCCGAGGCTGCGAGGCCGGCGCGTCGCAGGACGACCAGGGCTGCCGAGTCTGACGGCGAGGCGGCCAGGCCGAGGCGGAGGCGGACGGTCAGGGCGGCTGAGGCGCCGGAGCAGTTGTCGCTGGATGCGACCGCCGCGGAGGAGTCGAGGCCGGCTCGCCGGACGCGCCGCAGGGCGGGCGATGATCAGCTCGACGACGCCGCGTAG
- a CDS encoding PH domain-containing protein: MISSTTPRSEPDQALASAARTIWTVEMVASTAGATLAAVIAGSAITDHAHGGWHTFGSILPYVVAILGVLLAATVPTLRVRRWRWRLDDDELDLRRGIVVDTRTIVPLTRIQHVDIRRTVWSQLFGVASVVVHTAAGTTEIPLLPEATAAGVRDRIAGLIRTPDDE; this comes from the coding sequence ATGATCAGCTCGACGACGCCGCGTAGCGAGCCGGATCAGGCGCTCGCGTCCGCGGCGCGGACGATCTGGACGGTCGAGATGGTGGCGTCGACCGCGGGGGCGACGCTCGCCGCGGTCATCGCCGGTAGCGCTATCACCGACCATGCGCACGGCGGCTGGCACACGTTCGGTTCGATCTTGCCGTACGTGGTCGCGATCCTCGGCGTGCTGCTCGCCGCGACGGTCCCGACCCTGCGCGTCCGCCGCTGGCGCTGGCGCCTGGACGACGACGAGCTCGACCTCCGCCGCGGCATCGTCGTCGACACCCGCACGATCGTCCCGCTGACCCGCATCCAGCACGTCGACATCCGCCGCACCGTCTGGTCGCAGCTGTTCGGCGTCGCCTCCGTCGTCGTCCACACCGCCGCCGGCACCACCGAGATCCCCCTCCTCCCGGAAGCCACCGCCGCCGGCGTCCGCGACCGCATCGCCGGCCTGATCCGCACGCCCGATGACGAGTGA
- a CDS encoding PH domain-containing protein — protein MTSDDPSVPPPAPESPDPGLSDGRPASQQAAPSDDRVASPPAVSSDERAEVQPAAAEWQAPAAPDAGVGGSAADGPYRLHYAAAVAHGLRSLRDAAVPLLIAVFAGGGGGGMLSLGIAVVGVVVTFALGIARWQTTTYTITPGALHYRSGLLSPDDVVVPIERIQAVDTIAGPVQRLFGVTGLHVQTPGGGDDGDVVLSALSAADAAHLRAALGHADEAATEEDRHPYRQLSTRSLLLTALTAPQLTVVLPVVGAAFGVLQDGNLAGSGEAEVNNINSFGEAATIIIILLVGAWVLSFLGAIVAFAGFEVERAEGRLRLRRGLLQRRAVSVPVGRIDGVQIVESPLRRPFGLVTLRLEVTSLGGRETAARTLYPLLPRRDVPDLLATLLPELSGSLAIADRPPARARRRYVTWPLAAALAASALLIILLPAAWPAAPVLVVLAILSGLDAYNIAGLRLHETEPRIIVRARRRGSRVTLIARRRRLQELELTRSPLQRRAGLASIHLEVARGTRLGVRHVERPLAVRVLDDAPA, from the coding sequence ATGACGAGTGACGACCCCTCCGTCCCACCACCCGCGCCGGAGTCTCCGGACCCCGGGTTGAGCGACGGCCGCCCCGCGTCGCAGCAGGCCGCGCCGAGTGACGACCGCGTCGCGTCGCCGCCGGCTGTGTCGAGCGACGAGCGCGCCGAGGTGCAGCCGGCCGCGGCGGAGTGGCAGGCGCCGGCGGCTCCGGACGCCGGGGTGGGTGGCTCAGCGGCGGATGGGCCGTACCGGCTGCATTACGCCGCGGCCGTCGCGCACGGGTTGCGGAGCTTGCGCGATGCCGCGGTGCCGTTGTTGATCGCGGTCTTCGCGGGCGGTGGTGGGGGTGGGATGCTCTCGCTCGGGATCGCGGTTGTTGGTGTTGTCGTGACGTTCGCGTTGGGGATCGCGCGGTGGCAGACGACGACGTACACGATCACGCCTGGCGCCCTGCACTACCGGTCGGGGCTGCTCTCGCCGGACGATGTGGTCGTCCCGATCGAGCGGATCCAGGCGGTCGACACGATCGCCGGGCCGGTGCAGCGGCTGTTCGGCGTCACCGGCCTGCACGTCCAGACCCCGGGCGGCGGCGATGACGGGGACGTCGTGCTGTCCGCGCTGTCGGCCGCCGATGCCGCGCACCTGCGCGCCGCGCTCGGCCATGCCGACGAGGCCGCCACCGAGGAGGACAGGCATCCGTACCGGCAGCTGTCGACCCGCTCCCTGCTGCTCACCGCCCTCACGGCCCCGCAGCTGACCGTCGTGCTCCCCGTCGTCGGTGCCGCCTTCGGCGTCCTGCAGGACGGCAACCTCGCGGGCTCGGGCGAGGCAGAGGTCAACAACATCAACTCGTTCGGCGAGGCTGCGACCATCATCATCATCTTGCTGGTCGGCGCGTGGGTGCTGTCGTTCCTGGGCGCGATCGTCGCGTTCGCGGGCTTCGAGGTCGAGCGGGCCGAGGGGCGGCTGCGGCTGCGCCGCGGGCTGCTCCAGCGCCGCGCGGTCAGCGTCCCGGTCGGGCGGATCGACGGCGTCCAGATCGTGGAGTCCCCGCTGCGCCGGCCGTTCGGGCTCGTCACGCTGCGCCTCGAGGTGACGAGCCTCGGCGGCCGCGAGACCGCCGCCCGGACCCTCTACCCGCTGCTGCCCCGCCGCGACGTCCCGGACCTCCTGGCCACGCTGCTGCCCGAGCTTTCCGGCTCGCTCGCGATCGCCGACCGCCCACCCGCGCGCGCCCGGCGCCGCTACGTGACCTGGCCGCTCGCCGCCGCGCTCGCCGCCTCGGCGTTGTTGATCATCTTGCTCCCGGCCGCGTGGCCCGCCGCGCCGGTCCTGGTCGTGCTCGCGATCCTGTCCGGCCTCGACGCCTACAACATCGCCGGCCTGCGCCTGCACGAGACCGAGCCCCGGATCATCGTCCGCGCGCGCCGCCGCGGCTCGCGCGTCACGCTGATCGCCCGGCGGCGACGCCTGCAGGAACTCGAGCTGACCCGCTCCCCGCTGCAGCGCCGTGCGGGCCTCGCCTCGATCCACCTCGAGGTCGCCCGCGGGACGCGCCTCGGCGTCCGCCACGTCGAGCGCCCGCTCGCCGTCCGCGTCCTCGACGACGCCCCGGCCTGA
- a CDS encoding biotin--[acetyl-CoA-carboxylase] ligase, translating to MKLGTPRLHLRTVGSTNDRARDLAAAGAPSGALVTASAQTSGRGRQGRVWTTQVGAAVTMSIILRDPPPVLPLIAAVAVAETIGDGARIKWPNDVLVDGRKVSGILAEGRPHEGWAVLGIGVNVAVDVALLPPEVQDRAGSLGRARSEVEPFLSSLLAALSSWLAAPLEETLAAWRARDALLGQTIAWSGGTGTAAGIDATGELLVTLASGETITLNAGEVHLGRLPS from the coding sequence ATGAAGCTCGGGACTCCGCGCCTCCATCTCCGGACCGTCGGCTCCACGAACGACCGCGCAAGGGACCTCGCGGCAGCAGGCGCGCCTTCCGGAGCGCTGGTGACCGCCTCGGCGCAGACCTCCGGCCGCGGCCGTCAAGGGCGCGTCTGGACGACGCAGGTCGGCGCCGCGGTGACCATGTCCATCATCTTGCGCGACCCACCGCCGGTCCTGCCGCTGATCGCGGCGGTGGCGGTGGCCGAGACGATCGGCGACGGCGCGAGGATCAAGTGGCCCAACGACGTTCTGGTCGACGGGCGCAAGGTGTCGGGGATCCTGGCGGAGGGCCGCCCGCACGAGGGCTGGGCCGTGCTCGGGATCGGCGTCAACGTGGCGGTCGACGTCGCGCTGTTGCCGCCGGAGGTGCAGGACCGCGCCGGCTCGCTCGGGCGGGCGCGGTCGGAGGTCGAGCCGTTCTTGTCGTCGTTGCTCGCCGCGCTGTCGTCGTGGCTGGCCGCGCCCCTTGAGGAGACCCTCGCCGCCTGGCGGGCGCGCGACGCGCTGCTCGGCCAGACGATCGCCTGGTCCGGCGGCACCGGCACCGCCGCCGGCATCGACGCCACCGGTGAGCTCCTCGTCACCCTCGCCTCAGGCGAGACCATCACATTGAACGCTGGCGAGGTCCACCTCGGCCGGCTCCCCTCCTAG
- a CDS encoding SAM hydrolase/SAM-dependent halogenase family protein: MARPITFLSDYGLEDDFVGVCHAVMARIAPDARVIDLTHGLARHDVRSAAMVLRRSLPFCAPGVHLAVVDPGVGTARRAIALRTTEEDRLLVGPDNGLLSLAAQRFGGIAEVVDVTRSQHRLEPVSATFHGRDLFAPVAAALAGGAELLEAGDPIDADEIVRADMPLAFLDAEANELFAHAVGFDRFGNVMLDVEHAELTESGFRLGHGVVVNDRAGVYATTFADVPAGQLLLYEDAYRTLALAVNRGSARELLGVAIDDELRIRPR; encoded by the coding sequence ATGGCGCGTCCGATCACGTTCCTGTCCGACTACGGCCTCGAAGACGACTTCGTGGGCGTCTGCCACGCGGTGATGGCGCGGATCGCGCCCGACGCGCGGGTGATCGACCTGACGCACGGGCTGGCGCGCCACGACGTGCGGAGCGCGGCGATGGTCCTGCGGCGGTCGCTGCCGTTCTGCGCGCCGGGCGTGCACCTGGCGGTCGTCGATCCAGGCGTCGGGACCGCGCGGCGCGCGATCGCGCTGCGGACGACCGAGGAGGACCGGCTGCTGGTCGGGCCCGACAACGGGCTGCTGTCGCTGGCGGCGCAGCGGTTCGGGGGGATCGCGGAGGTCGTGGACGTGACGCGGTCGCAGCACCGGCTGGAGCCGGTTTCGGCCACGTTCCACGGGCGGGATCTCTTCGCGCCCGTGGCTGCCGCTTTGGCGGGCGGCGCGGAGCTGCTCGAGGCGGGCGACCCGATCGACGCCGACGAGATCGTCCGGGCCGACATGCCGCTGGCCTTCCTGGATGCCGAGGCGAACGAGCTGTTCGCGCACGCCGTGGGCTTCGACCGCTTCGGGAACGTGATGCTCGACGTCGAGCACGCGGAGCTGACGGAGTCCGGGTTCCGGCTCGGGCACGGCGTGGTCGTCAACGACAGGGCGGGCGTCTACGCGACCACGTTCGCCGACGTGCCGGCGGGGCAGCTGCTGCTCTACGAAGACGCCTACCGGACGCTGGCGCTGGCCGTGAACCGCGGCTCGGCGCGCGAGCTGCTGGGCGTGGCGATCGACGACGAGCTGCGCATCCGGCCGCGATGA
- a CDS encoding methyl-accepting chemotaxis protein, with the protein MDRLTTTPISERMKLSIRSKLIGSSLLIIALCAVGSLLAIGHLGTVKQSGKDLHDKAYTPTVNSIYATALAKDLQLQFTNYQLLVAQYGPTKAGNTPQFKTLMAATTKDQKALAVAAKQLDAAPGSEAKLAANVKTSIKNYNDALKAATTLPKNASAAQSAKVIGAIPGTAVKLEAVAGQFAQASNTYAQKAENKIDSSYKSGRDAIIITLIVAILAGVAISFVVASRMARRIRLVVDRLAMLRDNCATELRQGLNRFSQGDLTQDVVPVTPQLEDLGTDEIGDLGRVAEALRCNTVASVESYNDSRAALTGMIGRVSQSAATLSSASEHLATSSGDAGRAVGEIAHAVEDVANGAERQVQAVDGARQMTGEMVEAARSSAATAAETARAADAAREVASEGAAAVAQATEAMVAVRDASVQATGAIRELGSKSEQIGGIVDAITGIAEQTNLLALNAAIEAARAGEQGRGFAVVAEEVRKLAEESQQAASSISSLIGEIQAETGRAVEVVELGGARTDEGTKTVQQAREAFERINGQVEEMGARVGEIAYAVDQLTQTSQRMDAEIAEVAAVSEQTSAATQQVSASTQETSHAAQTIVASAGTLAETAGELTRLVGEFTLPE; encoded by the coding sequence ATGGATCGCCTGACGACCACGCCGATCTCCGAGCGCATGAAGCTCTCCATCCGCAGCAAGCTCATCGGCAGCTCGCTCCTCATCATCGCGCTGTGCGCCGTTGGCTCGCTGCTGGCGATCGGCCACCTCGGGACCGTCAAGCAGTCCGGCAAGGACCTGCACGACAAGGCCTACACCCCGACGGTCAACTCGATCTACGCCACGGCCCTCGCCAAGGACCTCCAGCTGCAGTTCACCAACTACCAGCTGCTCGTCGCCCAGTACGGCCCGACGAAGGCCGGCAACACGCCGCAGTTCAAGACGCTGATGGCCGCGACCACCAAGGACCAGAAGGCCCTGGCCGTCGCCGCCAAGCAGCTCGACGCCGCCCCCGGCAGCGAGGCCAAGCTCGCCGCCAACGTCAAGACCTCGATCAAGAACTACAACGACGCGCTGAAGGCCGCGACCACGCTGCCCAAGAACGCCTCCGCCGCCCAGTCGGCCAAGGTCATCGGCGCGATCCCGGGCACCGCGGTCAAGCTCGAGGCCGTCGCCGGCCAGTTCGCCCAGGCGTCCAACACGTACGCCCAGAAGGCCGAGAACAAGATCGACAGCTCCTACAAGTCGGGCCGTGACGCGATCATCATCACGTTGATCGTCGCGATCCTCGCCGGCGTCGCGATCTCCTTCGTCGTCGCCTCCCGCATGGCCCGCCGTATCCGCCTCGTCGTCGACCGCCTGGCGATGCTGCGCGACAACTGCGCGACCGAGCTGCGCCAGGGCCTGAACCGCTTCTCGCAGGGCGACCTGACCCAGGACGTCGTCCCGGTCACGCCGCAGCTCGAGGACCTCGGCACCGACGAGATCGGCGATCTCGGCCGCGTCGCCGAGGCGCTGCGCTGCAACACGGTCGCCTCGGTCGAGTCCTACAACGACTCGCGCGCCGCGCTGACCGGCATGATCGGCCGCGTCTCGCAGTCCGCCGCGACGCTGTCCAGCGCCTCCGAGCACCTTGCGACGTCCTCGGGCGACGCGGGCCGCGCCGTCGGTGAGATCGCCCACGCGGTCGAGGACGTCGCCAACGGCGCCGAGCGCCAGGTCCAGGCCGTCGACGGCGCCCGCCAGATGACGGGCGAGATGGTCGAGGCCGCGCGCTCCTCCGCCGCCACCGCGGCCGAGACCGCCCGCGCCGCCGACGCCGCCCGCGAGGTCGCCTCCGAGGGCGCCGCCGCCGTGGCCCAGGCCACCGAGGCGATGGTCGCCGTCCGCGACGCCTCCGTCCAGGCCACCGGCGCGATCCGCGAGCTCGGCAGCAAGTCCGAGCAGATCGGCGGCATCGTCGACGCCATCACCGGTATCGCCGAGCAGACGAACCTCCTCGCGCTCAACGCCGCGATCGAGGCCGCCCGCGCCGGCGAGCAGGGCCGCGGCTTCGCCGTGGTCGCCGAGGAGGTCCGCAAGCTGGCCGAGGAGTCCCAGCAGGCCGCGTCCTCGATCTCGTCGCTGATCGGCGAGATCCAGGCCGAGACCGGCCGCGCCGTCGAGGTCGTCGAGCTGGGCGGCGCCCGGACCGACGAGGGCACCAAGACCGTCCAGCAGGCCCGCGAGGCGTTCGAGCGCATCAACGGCCAGGTCGAGGAGATGGGCGCGCGCGTCGGCGAGATCGCCTACGCCGTCGACCAGCTGACCCAGACCTCTCAGCGCATGGACGCCGAGATCGCCGAGGTCGCCGCCGTGTCCGAGCAGACCTCCGCCGCCACCCAGCAGGTCAGCGCCTCCACCCAGGAGACGTCGCACGCCGCGCAGACGATCGTCGCCTCCGCCGGCACGCTGGCCGAGACGGCCGGCGAGCTGACCCGCCTGGTCGGCGAGTTCACCCTGCCCGAGTAG